A window of Gemmatimonadota bacterium contains these coding sequences:
- a CDS encoding GNAT family N-acetyltransferase — protein sequence MTDVAQRITGPFPIRGDDLGGLNVLFSDAFSERYRRDGMAGVRVPPLNPAIWRFAIEGAGDGAMLWRDGLGRIAAFNIAHASGTEGWMGPLAVREDLQGRGLGRTIVRAGIERLRAAGCTVIGLETMPRTMDNIGFYAGLGFTPGRLTLTLTVEATPLTDQRPPLLGAHALGERAAVIAECLTLTRAVRPGVDFTREIELTLRYGIGDVVLLRNDAGLLEGFALFHDVPLVEGRMKEEIRVLKCVLAEESMMARMAEALAAQARRSGALRCAIRAQGEYTTAFRSLIARGARVRWTDLRMSLGGFEERPPVHGLVLSNWEI from the coding sequence ATGACCGACGTCGCACAGCGCATCACCGGACCGTTCCCCATCCGCGGCGATGACCTCGGTGGTCTCAACGTCCTCTTCAGCGACGCCTTCAGCGAACGCTATCGCCGGGACGGGATGGCCGGCGTGCGCGTGCCGCCGCTCAACCCGGCGATCTGGCGCTTCGCGATCGAGGGCGCCGGTGACGGCGCCATGCTCTGGCGCGACGGCCTCGGCCGCATCGCCGCGTTCAACATCGCGCACGCGTCGGGCACCGAGGGATGGATGGGGCCGCTCGCGGTGCGCGAGGACCTCCAGGGACGCGGGCTCGGTCGCACGATCGTGCGGGCCGGCATCGAGCGCCTGCGCGCCGCCGGGTGCACGGTCATCGGGCTCGAGACGATGCCGCGCACGATGGACAACATCGGGTTCTACGCCGGGCTCGGGTTCACCCCCGGCCGGCTGACCCTGACCCTCACCGTCGAGGCGACGCCGCTCACCGACCAGCGGCCACCGCTCCTCGGTGCACACGCCCTCGGCGAGCGCGCGGCGGTGATCGCCGAGTGCCTCACCCTCACGCGCGCCGTGCGGCCGGGGGTCGACTTCACGCGCGAGATCGAGCTCACGCTCCGGTACGGCATCGGTGACGTCGTCCTGCTGCGGAACGACGCCGGCCTCCTCGAGGGTTTCGCGCTCTTCCACGACGTGCCGCTCGTCGAGGGACGCATGAAGGAGGAGATCCGCGTGCTCAAGTGCGTGCTCGCCGAGGAGTCGATGATGGCGCGGATGGCGGAGGCGCTCGCGGCGCAGGCGCGGCGCAGCGGGGCGCTCCGGTGCGCGATCCGGGCTCAGGGGGAGTACACGACGGCGTTCCGCTCGCTCATCGCGCGCGGGGCACGGGTGCGATGGACCGACCTGCGGATGAGCCTGGGCGGCTTCGAGGAGCGGCCGCCGGTGCACGGCCTGGTGCTGTCCAACTGGGAGATCTGA
- a CDS encoding SMC family ATPase, with protein sequence MRLTRLRLVNFRQHAESDIAFDTGLTGIIGPNGAGKSTILEAIAWALYGGNTLRGGNETLRFHRAGPRAPVRVELEFELSGHRYRVVRGLSMAELYLDGGADPIANSVTAVAEMLQRRIGMTRNEFFNTYFTGQKDLAVMNALTASERAQFLSRVLGYERLRVAQELCNARRKELASEIAGLRSGMPDRDVIDAQEREAKLTLSAAQRASADAERAETDTKLALETVAPRWLAAQTGRDERQRLENEVAAVDGEALALTRAEERLAQELAQVEEARLALAPLLPDLAAFDRAQADLEAMRALAMQDGRRRALLESQVALTAEVQALGEQRDRLAVAPQLEEEATLELEERRRALEDAQGKLEARRTDWVRDRQEVDTRLRALRGQYAELRDQRDKLLQLGEEGACPTCTRPLGEHFRNVLDVIERQMETVEADGAYFRSRLEQLDAMPADIAHLDETRKKLQGEVGQLERKLAKVQAAVAQLAQVERELKAKSARLEAATTELAAIPGGYDEPRHRALESEQVRLAESTTLANRLSTRIEREPALRREQETLARQRAALTARRAVADARLATLRYPEEEYAELRRLHDEVAAAYAEASRTAAGARAGRDIAVESARRAAEARAEHDRLAERVQDLERDRRLHDELHRAYSDLRTDLNFQLRPEVSEIASNFLTELTDARYTELELDDKYRLLVLEEGVPKPVISGGEEDIANLVLRLAISQMIADRAGQAFSLLVLDEVFGSLDEVRRQNVLTLLRGLHDRFEQVIVITHIEGVRDGLDRVISVGFDERSGAAVVTTPDPARGDDALLTAGSAA encoded by the coding sequence ATGAGGCTCACCCGCCTCCGGCTCGTGAACTTCCGCCAGCACGCGGAGTCGGACATCGCGTTCGACACCGGGCTCACGGGGATCATCGGCCCGAATGGCGCCGGCAAGTCGACGATCCTCGAGGCGATCGCGTGGGCCCTCTACGGTGGCAACACGCTGCGCGGCGGGAACGAGACGCTGCGTTTCCATCGCGCCGGGCCCCGTGCCCCGGTCCGGGTGGAACTCGAGTTCGAGCTCTCCGGGCATCGGTACCGCGTGGTGCGCGGCCTCTCGATGGCCGAGCTCTATCTCGATGGTGGAGCGGATCCGATCGCCAACTCGGTCACCGCGGTCGCCGAGATGCTGCAGCGGCGCATCGGCATGACGCGCAACGAGTTCTTCAACACGTACTTCACGGGCCAGAAGGATCTCGCCGTGATGAACGCGCTCACCGCGAGCGAGCGCGCGCAGTTCCTCTCGCGCGTGCTCGGCTACGAGCGGCTGCGTGTGGCGCAGGAACTCTGCAATGCCCGGCGGAAGGAACTCGCGAGCGAGATCGCCGGCCTCCGGTCGGGGATGCCGGACCGAGACGTGATCGACGCGCAGGAGCGCGAGGCCAAGTTGACGCTCTCCGCGGCACAGCGTGCGTCGGCCGACGCGGAGCGGGCGGAGACGGACACGAAGCTCGCACTGGAGACGGTGGCGCCGCGGTGGCTCGCCGCGCAGACGGGCCGCGACGAGCGGCAGCGGCTGGAGAACGAGGTCGCCGCGGTCGACGGCGAGGCCCTCGCGCTCACGCGCGCCGAGGAGCGGCTCGCGCAGGAGCTCGCGCAGGTCGAGGAGGCCCGACTCGCGCTCGCGCCGTTGCTCCCGGACCTCGCGGCCTTCGATCGCGCGCAGGCGGACCTCGAGGCGATGCGCGCCTTGGCGATGCAGGACGGTCGGCGACGCGCGTTGCTCGAATCGCAGGTCGCGCTGACGGCGGAGGTGCAGGCGCTCGGTGAGCAGCGCGACCGGCTCGCCGTCGCGCCGCAGCTCGAGGAGGAGGCGACGCTGGAGCTCGAGGAGCGCCGGCGCGCCCTCGAGGACGCGCAAGGGAAGCTGGAGGCGCGACGCACCGACTGGGTGCGCGACCGTCAGGAGGTCGACACGCGACTCCGGGCGCTGCGCGGGCAGTACGCGGAGTTGCGCGACCAGCGCGACAAGCTGCTCCAGCTCGGCGAGGAAGGGGCATGCCCCACCTGCACGCGTCCGCTCGGCGAGCACTTCCGCAACGTGCTCGACGTGATCGAACGGCAGATGGAGACCGTCGAGGCCGACGGCGCGTACTTCCGGTCGCGCCTGGAGCAGCTCGATGCGATGCCGGCCGACATCGCGCACCTGGACGAGACGCGCAAGAAGCTGCAGGGGGAGGTCGGGCAGCTCGAGCGGAAGCTCGCGAAGGTGCAGGCCGCGGTCGCCCAGCTCGCGCAGGTGGAACGGGAGCTCAAGGCGAAGAGCGCGCGCCTCGAGGCCGCGACGACCGAGCTCGCGGCGATCCCCGGCGGCTACGACGAGCCGCGCCATCGCGCCCTCGAGTCGGAGCAGGTGCGACTCGCCGAGTCCACCACGCTCGCCAATCGCCTCTCCACGCGGATCGAGCGCGAGCCGGCGCTCCGTCGCGAACAGGAGACGCTCGCCCGACAGCGGGCCGCGCTCACCGCGCGACGCGCGGTGGCCGATGCCCGGCTCGCGACGCTGCGATACCCGGAGGAGGAGTACGCCGAGTTGCGCCGATTGCATGATGAGGTGGCCGCGGCGTACGCGGAGGCGTCGCGGACCGCGGCCGGCGCGCGCGCCGGCCGCGACATCGCCGTCGAATCCGCGCGGCGCGCCGCCGAGGCGCGCGCCGAGCACGACCGGCTCGCCGAGCGCGTGCAGGACCTCGAGCGCGACCGCCGCCTGCACGACGAGCTGCATCGTGCCTACTCGGACCTGCGGACCGACCTCAACTTCCAGCTGCGCCCGGAGGTCTCCGAGATCGCGTCGAACTTCCTCACCGAGCTCACGGACGCGCGCTACACGGAGCTCGAGCTCGACGACAAGTATCGCCTCCTCGTGCTGGAGGAGGGCGTGCCGAAGCCGGTGATCTCGGGGGGCGAGGAGGACATCGCCAACCTCGTGCTCCGCCTCGCGATCTCGCAGATGATCGCGGACCGCGCGGGGCAGGCCTTCTCGCTGCTGGTGCTCGACGAGGTGTTCGGGTCGCTCGACGAGGTCCGGCGCCAGAACGTGCTGACGCTGCTCCGCGGCTTGCACGACCGCTTCGAGCAGGTCATCGTCATCACGCACATCGAAGGGGTGCGCGACGGGCTCGACCGCGTCATCTCGGTCGGGTTCGACGAACGGAGCGGGGCGGCCGTCGTGACGACGCCCGATCCCGCCAGGGGCGACGACGCCCTCCTCACCGCCGGGAGCGCCGCATGA
- a CDS encoding DNA repair exonuclease: protein MRLVHLSDLHLGFRQFQRQTPAGINQREADVALAFARAVDKLIQLAPDVILIGGDVFHTVRPTNTAILHAFRQFSRLVDALPETHVIVVAGNHDMPRSTETICILRLFEQGFVARHGEERTGGDGATDAGAVTLPALPIYVADRDARRLSFPHLGLSVLAVPDLPPGTVELTPDPAARYNVLLMHGEVKGALPAADDSDRAAMQIPLEEVTRTGWDYVALGHYHVYKRIADHVYYSGSLEYTSSNPWGELAEERSAKLPGKGMIERDLATGKQTFHPLAPSRPVLDLPPVEGRGMSAADLDAAIQSAVARIAGGIEGKVVRLVAKNVPRHIARELDHKALRELQRKALHFHLDMRRPEMVRRESSGSPGRRPSLAETLREALRTRAVATGVERDELVALGLRYLEAAEMAEPAREIPGSDG from the coding sequence GTGCGCCTCGTCCACCTCTCCGACCTGCATCTCGGCTTCCGGCAGTTCCAGCGGCAGACGCCCGCAGGCATCAACCAGCGCGAAGCTGACGTCGCGCTGGCGTTCGCCCGCGCGGTGGACAAGCTCATCCAACTCGCGCCGGACGTGATCCTCATCGGCGGGGACGTGTTCCATACCGTCCGCCCGACCAACACCGCGATCCTGCACGCCTTCCGCCAGTTCTCGCGGCTCGTTGACGCATTGCCCGAGACGCATGTCATCGTCGTCGCCGGCAACCACGACATGCCGCGCTCGACGGAGACGATCTGCATCCTGCGCCTCTTCGAGCAGGGCTTCGTCGCGCGACACGGGGAGGAGCGTACCGGCGGCGACGGCGCCACGGATGCCGGTGCGGTCACGCTCCCGGCGCTGCCCATCTACGTGGCGGACCGCGACGCGCGGCGGCTCAGCTTCCCGCACCTCGGGCTCTCGGTGCTCGCCGTGCCCGACCTCCCGCCGGGCACCGTCGAGCTCACGCCCGACCCCGCCGCGCGCTACAACGTGCTCCTCATGCACGGCGAGGTGAAGGGGGCGCTGCCCGCCGCCGACGACTCGGACCGCGCGGCGATGCAGATCCCGCTCGAGGAGGTCACCCGCACGGGCTGGGACTACGTGGCCCTCGGGCACTACCACGTCTACAAGCGCATCGCCGACCACGTCTACTACTCTGGCTCGCTGGAGTACACGAGCTCCAATCCCTGGGGCGAGCTCGCCGAGGAGCGCTCGGCGAAGCTCCCGGGCAAGGGGATGATCGAGCGCGACCTCGCGACGGGGAAGCAGACGTTCCATCCGCTCGCGCCGAGCCGGCCGGTGCTCGACCTGCCGCCGGTGGAGGGGCGCGGAATGAGTGCGGCCGACCTCGATGCGGCGATCCAGTCGGCGGTCGCGCGGATCGCGGGCGGCATCGAGGGCAAGGTGGTGCGCCTCGTCGCGAAGAACGTGCCGCGGCACATCGCGCGCGAACTCGACCACAAGGCGCTGCGCGAGCTGCAACGCAAGGCGCTGCACTTCCACCTCGACATGCGGCGTCCGGAGATGGTGCGGCGGGAGTCGTCGGGGTCTCCCGGGCGCCGCCCCTCGCTGGCCGAGACGCTCCGTGAGGCATTGCGCACGCGCGCCGTCGCGACCGGCGTGGAGCGCGACGAACTCGTCGCGCTCGGCCTCCGCTATCTCGAGGCGGCGGAGATGGCCGAGCCCGCACGCGAGATCCCGGGGAGCGACGGATGA
- a CDS encoding ATP-binding protein — translation MSTPVLGRVVATERRPNTPHEFHFWTALDAPVGIGTIVVVESGRPVNGVLPRIYGVVTEGFGYTDLQTPLHDVLGADGDPGASALAPTERTEIRLYTAAVLRQVPEEPLQPVPMGTVQLATEADVQLALRMDTYVGGSAARGIPVGVYRAGGTEAAIHLDADFLLGPEAAHLSISGVSGLATKTSAVEWLLASIFAHCPPSKGKVAAVCFNVKGPDLCFLDQPASALSDADREMYATLGVPAEPFANVRYYAPWSARGHQLATLRSNDALQANVEPLTWGLRETLQYAEVLLNKDDVDAKADALIDFIKERVLDQPFTDPLLEGAHEVRSFTELEQWFRELLRAMEGRNADVWRTHHVATIRKVRNRLTNISTRCKGLVTDDGMVSDLPFKEGFEDRAVYVVDVANLEEDAQDLVFARIVSQLREHLEKRQLGVDQVVVFVDELNKYAPADGPDTYVRKMLLDIAERGRYLGLVLFGAQQFRSQVHRRVVGNSGTTLYGRMDPDELATPGYQTLAPATKARLATLEKGQLMVRHPHFGQPIFVRFPRPAVLTGREGVERFPQAEEQTLEQAVTKSLRRLDPSITLGWMQDVLALAGDDEDGVLRARNRTLQARPDDVKAFFKAQLRKRATPEVSGRRGPPALRVPASDDPYG, via the coding sequence GTGAGCACACCAGTCCTCGGGCGCGTCGTCGCCACCGAACGTCGGCCCAACACGCCGCACGAGTTCCATTTCTGGACCGCGCTCGATGCGCCGGTCGGGATCGGGACGATCGTCGTGGTCGAGTCGGGGCGTCCCGTGAACGGCGTGCTGCCGCGCATCTACGGCGTGGTGACCGAGGGCTTCGGCTACACGGACCTGCAGACGCCGCTGCACGACGTCCTCGGCGCCGACGGTGATCCGGGCGCGAGCGCCCTCGCGCCGACCGAGCGCACCGAGATCCGCCTCTACACGGCCGCAGTGCTGCGGCAGGTCCCCGAGGAGCCGCTGCAGCCGGTGCCGATGGGGACGGTGCAGCTCGCGACGGAGGCGGACGTGCAGCTGGCGCTGCGCATGGACACCTATGTCGGCGGGAGTGCCGCGCGCGGGATCCCGGTGGGCGTCTATCGCGCCGGTGGCACCGAGGCGGCGATCCACCTCGACGCCGACTTCCTGCTCGGTCCCGAGGCGGCGCACCTGAGCATCTCCGGCGTCTCCGGGCTCGCGACCAAGACGAGCGCGGTGGAGTGGTTGCTCGCGAGCATCTTCGCGCACTGCCCGCCGTCGAAGGGGAAGGTCGCGGCGGTCTGCTTCAACGTGAAGGGACCCGATCTCTGTTTCCTCGACCAGCCCGCCTCGGCGCTCTCCGACGCGGACCGCGAGATGTACGCAACGCTCGGTGTGCCGGCCGAGCCGTTCGCGAACGTGCGCTACTACGCGCCCTGGAGCGCGAGGGGCCACCAGCTCGCGACGCTACGCTCGAACGACGCGTTGCAGGCGAACGTGGAACCGCTCACCTGGGGCCTGCGCGAGACGCTGCAGTACGCCGAGGTGCTGCTCAACAAGGACGACGTCGATGCGAAGGCCGATGCGCTGATCGACTTCATCAAGGAGCGGGTGCTCGACCAGCCGTTCACCGACCCGCTGCTCGAAGGTGCGCACGAGGTGCGTTCGTTCACGGAGCTGGAGCAGTGGTTCCGTGAGCTCCTGCGCGCGATGGAGGGCCGCAACGCCGACGTCTGGCGCACCCATCATGTCGCGACCATCCGGAAGGTGCGCAACCGGCTCACGAACATCTCGACGCGGTGCAAGGGCCTCGTCACCGACGACGGGATGGTGAGCGACCTCCCGTTCAAGGAGGGCTTCGAGGACCGCGCGGTGTACGTGGTGGACGTCGCGAACCTCGAGGAGGATGCGCAGGACCTCGTCTTCGCGCGCATCGTCTCGCAGTTGCGCGAGCACCTCGAGAAGCGGCAGCTCGGCGTGGATCAGGTGGTGGTGTTCGTCGACGAGCTCAACAAGTACGCGCCGGCCGACGGCCCGGACACGTACGTGCGCAAGATGCTGCTCGACATCGCCGAGCGCGGCCGATACCTCGGACTCGTGCTCTTCGGCGCGCAGCAGTTCCGGTCGCAGGTGCATCGGCGCGTGGTGGGGAATAGCGGGACCACCCTCTACGGCCGGATGGATCCAGACGAGCTCGCGACGCCCGGGTACCAGACGCTGGCCCCGGCCACCAAGGCGCGCCTCGCGACCCTCGAGAAGGGGCAGCTGATGGTGCGGCACCCGCACTTCGGACAGCCGATCTTCGTGCGCTTCCCGCGCCCTGCGGTCCTGACCGGGCGCGAGGGGGTGGAGCGGTTCCCGCAGGCCGAGGAGCAGACCCTCGAGCAGGCGGTGACCAAGTCGCTCCGTCGCCTCGACCCGTCGATCACCCTCGGCTGGATGCAGGACGTGCTCGCCCTCGCGGGGGACGATGAGGACGGCGTATTGCGGGCGCGGAACCGCACCCTCCAGGCGCGGCCCGATGACGTGAAGGCGTTCTTCAAGGCGCAGCTGCGGAAGCGTGCGACGCCAGAGGTGTCCGGGCGGCGCGGGCCGCCGGCGCTGCGCGTACCGGCGTCGGATGATCCGTACGGCTGA
- a CDS encoding Lrp/AsnC family transcriptional regulator — protein sequence MITTIVLVNAEPRLIPKAAAALAGIAGVTDVYSVSGEWDLVVIVKVKQYEDIAKIVTEQFPEVPGLVKTTTLTAFRAYSKADLEQAWDMGVD from the coding sequence ATGATCACCACCATCGTCCTCGTCAACGCCGAGCCGCGACTCATCCCCAAGGCGGCGGCCGCCCTCGCCGGGATCGCGGGCGTGACCGACGTCTACTCGGTCTCGGGCGAGTGGGATCTCGTCGTCATCGTGAAGGTGAAGCAGTACGAGGACATCGCGAAGATCGTCACCGAGCAGTTCCCCGAGGTGCCGGGACTCGTGAAGACGACGACCCTCACCGCCTTCCGCGCCTACTCCAAGGCCGACCTCGAGCAGGCGTGGGACATGGGCGTCGACTGA
- a CDS encoding pyridoxal phosphate-dependent aminotransferase, protein MPGPHVFHPSANIAELRESATIAVSQRAKALKAQGREVIDLGAGEPDFDTPVQIRQAAKDALDKGATRYTAVEGILPLREAIAAKANARFKGEARVTPGEVVVSNGSKQSLYNACVVLFGPGDEVLVPTPSWTSYYEMVTLARATVVEVHGAPANGYKVDPASLLAHATPRTKGLMLNSPSNPTGSVYSAAELKAILDLAADRGWWVISDEIYVDIAYDAPAVGALDVTTRRDNLIVVDGVAKAYAMTGWRIGWTIAPPAVSKAMNAFQSHTTSNAATVSQHAALAALTLGAPVDQAVVAMVAEFKKRRDAALPILRASKALTVLDPAGAFYFYVKVPGAGPDAGAAFCTRLLEDHGVAIVPGSAFRTPDWVRISYAAAESQVVEACRRIAKLADAIAAG, encoded by the coding sequence GTGCCCGGACCCCACGTCTTCCACCCGTCGGCGAACATCGCGGAGCTCCGCGAATCGGCCACCATCGCGGTCTCCCAGCGGGCGAAGGCCCTGAAGGCGCAGGGACGCGAGGTCATCGATCTCGGGGCGGGGGAGCCGGACTTCGATACGCCGGTCCAGATCCGGCAGGCGGCCAAGGACGCGCTCGACAAGGGAGCGACGCGCTACACCGCCGTGGAGGGCATCCTGCCCCTCCGCGAGGCGATCGCGGCCAAGGCCAATGCGCGCTTCAAGGGCGAGGCGCGCGTCACGCCGGGCGAGGTGGTCGTGTCCAACGGCTCGAAGCAGTCGCTCTACAATGCCTGCGTGGTGCTCTTCGGCCCCGGGGACGAAGTGCTCGTGCCGACGCCGAGCTGGACGAGCTACTACGAGATGGTGACGCTCGCGCGCGCGACGGTGGTCGAGGTGCACGGCGCGCCGGCGAACGGCTACAAGGTCGATCCGGCGTCGCTGCTCGCCCATGCGACGCCGCGCACCAAGGGGCTCATGCTCAACTCGCCGAGCAACCCGACCGGCTCGGTGTACTCGGCCGCGGAGCTCAAGGCGATCCTCGACCTCGCCGCCGACCGCGGCTGGTGGGTGATCTCGGACGAGATCTACGTCGACATCGCCTATGATGCGCCCGCGGTCGGGGCGCTCGACGTCACGACGCGCCGGGACAACCTCATCGTCGTGGACGGGGTCGCGAAGGCCTACGCGATGACCGGGTGGCGCATCGGGTGGACGATCGCGCCGCCGGCCGTCTCCAAGGCGATGAACGCCTTCCAGTCGCACACCACGAGCAACGCGGCCACGGTCTCGCAGCATGCGGCGCTCGCGGCGCTCACGCTCGGTGCGCCCGTCGACCAAGCGGTGGTGGCGATGGTCGCCGAATTCAAGAAGCGGCGCGATGCCGCGTTGCCGATCCTCCGTGCGTCGAAGGCGCTCACGGTGCTCGACCCGGCCGGCGCGTTCTACTTCTACGTGAAGGTCCCGGGTGCCGGACCGGACGCCGGCGCGGCGTTCTGCACGAGGCTCCTCGAGGACCACGGGGTCGCGATCGTGCCGGGGTCGGCCTTCCGCACGCCGGACTGGGTGCGGATCTCGTACGCCGCGGCGGAGTCGCAGGTGGTGGAGGCGTGCCGCCGGATCGCCAAGCTCGCGGATGCGATCGCCGCCGGGTGA